The following are encoded in a window of Chloroflexota bacterium genomic DNA:
- a CDS encoding ComF family protein, with the protein MRHAIHHYKYQDRTSLAQDLGELLSQLVMDAEIPPCAAIVPVPLHPKREAERGFNQASLLALAVSERLHLPVLSDGIVRIVDTPPQVGLSREQRLRNVAGAFSARRSAFQHGGILLLDDVATTGATLVTCAQELVQEGGAPWVWGAVLARGG; encoded by the coding sequence TTGCGTCATGCAATCCACCACTACAAGTACCAGGACCGCACAAGTCTGGCGCAGGACCTCGGCGAGTTGCTGAGCCAGCTTGTCATGGATGCAGAGATTCCCCCATGCGCGGCGATCGTCCCGGTACCGCTTCATCCCAAACGAGAGGCCGAGCGGGGTTTCAATCAAGCTTCGTTGTTGGCGCTGGCGGTCAGCGAGCGTTTGCACCTACCCGTCCTCAGTGACGGAATCGTTCGCATTGTGGATACACCACCGCAGGTGGGACTATCGCGCGAGCAACGCCTCCGCAACGTGGCCGGGGCATTCTCGGCACGCCGCAGCGCATTCCAACACGGCGGCATATTGCTACTTGACGACGTAGCGACAACCGGGGCAACCCTGGTTACCTGCGCGCAAGAGCTCGTCCAGGAAGGCGGCGCGCCCTGGGTCTGGGGTGCGGTGCTCGCGCGCGGGGGATAG
- a CDS encoding VWA domain-containing protein, translating to MFAYFTQPWLLILIPLAYGVVIVVARHGVMQLSRRTLVLATTLRLCAVTLLIVALAGLQLPLAGGPVNTIFLLDTSASVTPATQSAARQWIDRAAETRSPDDTFALLTFGTDTRIELPFGRSDLVEGDDLAGVDERTNIADALEVAASLFPPDAPKRIVLISDGNQTAGDVMRAAEVVAAQGVQVDVVPLLAQLGVDAAVVEVAPPTALRAEESFEVRVTVASTTQGEALLRLFMNETLVSEGPVALVYGQNTFTIQQPGVEEGFYSFRAQVVAPDDQRPQNNDAYGYSQVGPKGVVLVVENSIGDAIILTQALQAAGIQAQNVGPAQLPGRPEDLDGVSSVVLVNVPASQLTTQQMSALQEYVQRFGGGLVALGGAAAFGMGDYGGTPLEHALPVISQPPDHEELPTLALALLIDKSGSMNEGSPVSKIAMAREAAAQAVEILETGDVLGVLAFEYSPQWVVRPAPVNDADDARNVVRRVATIEAGGGTDIYNALQLAYDTLRRTPAQVKHIILVTDGQSTSAPGLWETLMTRMRRDRITLSAVAIGSDADQNLLQRLVRLGDGRYYYADVPENIPQVVTKESQRASRTLVMSRLFQPRVVTASPILRAILPDSLPNLTAFVRTEPKPAAETPLLSDTSEVILAQWQYGLGRAVAWTSDAGQDWAADWGEWPQNQRFWAQMVRWTMPSPLNPQLATQVRVDGSDVTVAVDSVDEQGNIRNLLNTQVEVAGPEQRAFSLALPQTAPGRYEGTLTTDKPGVYALRITQYDEDAPVVEQITGAVVPVAAEFLSFETDFRLLRRLAVVTGGQVLTGAPEAFRHDRPPPEGYNRPFWQPLVVVALLLFVADIGVRRLRFTWYELGIFGAVLRSVRIPQLGIAAENVLRSPLQYLSRLSWIKRGRSLRGRVSRRS from the coding sequence ATGTTTGCATACTTTACACAGCCGTGGCTGCTAATCCTGATCCCTCTCGCATATGGGGTCGTCATAGTTGTCGCCAGGCATGGCGTGATGCAGCTTTCGCGGCGTACGCTCGTCCTGGCAACGACGCTGCGTCTGTGCGCAGTCACGCTGCTCATCGTGGCGCTGGCCGGGTTGCAGCTGCCGTTGGCGGGTGGGCCGGTCAATACGATCTTCTTGTTGGATACCTCTGCCAGCGTGACACCGGCTACTCAGTCTGCCGCACGTCAATGGATTGATAGGGCGGCTGAGACGCGCTCTCCTGATGACACGTTTGCGCTCTTGACTTTTGGGACGGACACACGTATTGAACTCCCGTTTGGTCGCAGCGACCTCGTTGAGGGTGATGACCTTGCAGGTGTCGATGAGCGCACGAACATTGCGGATGCGCTGGAGGTAGCCGCGTCTCTCTTTCCGCCGGACGCGCCGAAACGCATCGTGCTCATATCAGACGGCAATCAAACGGCTGGCGACGTCATGCGTGCTGCGGAAGTAGTAGCGGCGCAGGGCGTGCAGGTAGACGTTGTACCGCTCTTGGCTCAGCTGGGTGTAGACGCAGCCGTCGTCGAGGTGGCGCCTCCCACCGCCCTGCGCGCGGAAGAGAGCTTTGAGGTGCGGGTCACGGTGGCATCCACAACGCAAGGGGAGGCGCTGCTGCGTCTCTTCATGAACGAGACGCTTGTCAGCGAGGGGCCGGTTGCGCTTGTGTATGGGCAGAACACTTTTACGATCCAGCAGCCCGGCGTGGAAGAAGGCTTCTACTCTTTCCGCGCCCAGGTGGTGGCGCCGGACGATCAGCGTCCGCAGAACAACGACGCCTATGGCTACTCGCAGGTGGGACCAAAGGGCGTAGTCCTGGTGGTGGAAAACTCGATTGGCGATGCCATAATCCTCACGCAGGCCCTCCAGGCCGCAGGAATTCAAGCCCAGAATGTAGGACCGGCCCAGCTTCCCGGCCGACCGGAGGACTTGGACGGTGTATCGAGTGTCGTCCTCGTCAACGTGCCGGCCTCTCAACTTACGACACAGCAGATGTCCGCGCTTCAGGAATACGTGCAGCGCTTTGGCGGCGGGCTTGTCGCCCTTGGTGGCGCGGCAGCGTTCGGCATGGGCGATTACGGCGGCACGCCCTTGGAACACGCCCTGCCCGTCATTTCACAGCCGCCGGACCATGAGGAACTGCCAACTCTGGCTCTGGCATTGCTCATCGACAAATCGGGCAGCATGAACGAAGGATCCCCGGTATCCAAGATTGCCATGGCGCGCGAGGCGGCAGCGCAAGCAGTTGAAATATTGGAGACCGGCGACGTGCTGGGCGTGTTGGCTTTTGAGTACTCACCGCAATGGGTCGTGCGCCCAGCGCCGGTGAACGATGCCGACGACGCCAGGAACGTCGTGCGGCGCGTGGCTACCATCGAGGCCGGCGGCGGCACCGACATCTATAACGCGCTGCAACTCGCCTACGATACGCTCCGCCGCACCCCGGCGCAGGTGAAGCACATCATACTTGTTACTGACGGCCAGTCAACATCTGCTCCCGGTCTCTGGGAAACTTTGATGACCCGCATGCGGCGTGATCGCATTACCCTTTCGGCAGTGGCGATCGGGTCTGATGCGGACCAGAATCTCCTGCAACGTCTCGTGAGACTGGGTGACGGCCGGTACTACTATGCCGACGTGCCGGAGAATATCCCTCAGGTTGTTACCAAGGAGAGCCAGCGCGCCAGCCGCACGCTGGTAATGAGTCGTCTCTTTCAGCCGCGTGTCGTGACAGCTAGCCCTATCCTCCGCGCCATCCTGCCGGATTCCCTGCCAAATCTTACCGCCTTCGTGCGCACGGAGCCAAAGCCCGCAGCCGAGACTCCGCTACTGTCCGACACCAGCGAGGTGATCTTGGCGCAATGGCAATACGGGTTAGGACGCGCAGTGGCCTGGACGAGTGACGCCGGACAGGACTGGGCGGCAGACTGGGGTGAATGGCCCCAGAATCAACGCTTCTGGGCGCAAATGGTACGTTGGACGATGCCAAGCCCGCTCAATCCGCAATTGGCGACGCAGGTGCGGGTGGACGGTAGTGACGTAACGGTTGCCGTAGACTCGGTAGATGAGCAGGGAAACATCCGCAATTTGCTCAATACGCAGGTAGAAGTAGCCGGTCCGGAACAGCGGGCGTTCTCTCTTGCGTTGCCGCAGACAGCGCCGGGACGTTACGAAGGTACGCTTACCACGGATAAGCCTGGCGTGTACGCGCTCCGAATCACACAGTACGATGAAGACGCGCCCGTAGTCGAGCAGATCACCGGTGCGGTGGTGCCCGTGGCGGCTGAATTCTTGAGTTTCGAGACTGACTTTCGGCTGCTGCGTCGTCTCGCGGTTGTGACCGGCGGTCAGGTCCTTACAGGCGCGCCGGAAGCCTTTCGCCATGACCGACCACCCCCCGAAGGGTATAACCGGCCTTTTTGGCAGCCGCTTGTGGTCGTCGCGCTGCTTCTCTTTGTCGCAGACATTGGTGTGCGCCGGCTCCGGTTCACGTGGTATGAGCTCGGCATCTTCGGTGCTGTGCTGCGGTCTGTGCGCATTCCACAGTTGGGAATAGCGGCTGAGAATGTGCTGCGCAGCCCACTGCAGTACCTATCTCGTCTGTCTTGGATTAAGCGGGGCCGATCTCTGAGAGGCCGAGTGTCAAGGCGGTCCTAA
- a CDS encoding metallophosphoesterase, producing MNDAHRRNADLARAYRADICVGAGDHAQDEIARFGDFFACTENLLPYTPWFAAMGNHDSPNEGYFRYFNFPEPHYWYSFNYGAAHFSVLNSNMDYRPGSEQWHWLEHDLKTFQNARWKFVVFHHPPFCSNNCEIPATRVLCPLFERYGVDIVYTAHATIYERFHPLRNGQYASQGGVVYFVSGGGGYDMRLSPSELWDHLHPVSALAKPTNHILLTSVAPDECQVRAIDSDGNLFDTLTLSKPEAALAPLPAASPQYSFPDLPPAGTVVAGMAEGEARWILPRNQFSRDSATIRSSKQSIRWHRSGEEPVVPAIRRVLKDDGKLLADAAGKRYALEAWVRTEDVRGGMTISLEWSGDMGFIDRVQSQPLTGTHGWTRLQVCTPPLPPYVYCCRVVLSAQPGSAGTAWFDDITVEELD from the coding sequence GTGAATGACGCCCACCGCCGCAATGCCGACCTCGCCCGCGCCTATCGGGCGGACATCTGTGTCGGCGCCGGAGACCATGCTCAGGATGAGATAGCGCGGTTTGGCGACTTTTTCGCCTGTACAGAAAACCTGCTGCCGTACACCCCGTGGTTCGCGGCGATGGGAAATCACGACTCGCCCAATGAAGGGTACTTTCGTTATTTCAATTTTCCAGAACCCCACTATTGGTATTCCTTCAACTACGGCGCGGCACACTTCTCTGTGCTCAATAGCAACATGGACTACCGGCCTGGCTCCGAGCAGTGGCACTGGCTGGAGCACGACCTCAAGACCTTTCAGAATGCGCGCTGGAAGTTCGTCGTCTTCCATCATCCGCCGTTTTGTTCGAACAACTGCGAGATTCCGGCGACCCGTGTGCTCTGCCCATTGTTCGAACGCTACGGCGTGGATATCGTCTACACCGCCCATGCGACGATTTACGAGCGGTTTCATCCGCTGCGCAATGGGCAGTACGCCAGCCAGGGCGGCGTAGTCTATTTCGTGTCGGGCGGCGGCGGCTACGACATGAGGCTGTCGCCAAGCGAACTCTGGGACCACCTGCACCCCGTCTCTGCGCTAGCCAAGCCCACGAACCACATTCTGCTGACCTCGGTGGCACCCGATGAGTGTCAGGTACGCGCCATAGATTCCGATGGCAATCTGTTCGACACACTGACATTGAGCAAACCTGAAGCGGCGCTCGCTCCGCTTCCTGCCGCCAGCCCACAGTATTCCTTCCCCGATCTCCCTCCAGCAGGCACAGTGGTCGCAGGCATGGCGGAAGGGGAGGCGCGCTGGATATTGCCGCGAAACCAATTCTCACGCGATTCGGCGACGATACGCTCAAGTAAACAGAGCATTCGCTGGCACCGGTCCGGTGAAGAACCCGTTGTCCCGGCGATTCGCCGGGTGCTTAAGGACGACGGCAAGCTCTTGGCAGATGCTGCCGGCAAGCGCTACGCGCTCGAAGCCTGGGTGCGCACAGAAGATGTGCGCGGCGGCATGACCATCTCGCTTGAGTGGAGCGGCGACATGGGGTTCATTGATCGCGTGCAATCGCAACCGCTTACCGGGACGCATGGTTGGACGCGACTCCAGGTCTGCACGCCGCCCTTACCACCTTATGTCTACTGCTGCCGCGTCGTGCTCTCAGCTCAGCCTGGTTCTGCGGGTACTGCCTGGTTCGATGACATCACCGTGGAGGAACTCGACTAG
- a CDS encoding ATP-dependent Clp protease ATP-binding subunit: MADIVNRLTDMGKQALQLARNEALFFQHQQIRPEHILLALVALPECLAARLLRELGLDLHVIVREIVAAIDFGQSREAFASPRLSSSGLRVLELADEESRALSTEYIGTEHLLLGLLSEEEGLASHVLINRLGVQIDVMRRMANRWSRKSPEVGRQRGRERSRRQERTSILEQYGRDLTQLARQEDLDPVVGRQNEVERMCEVLLRRRKNNPVLVGPAGVGKTAVVEGLAERIVSKEAATVMHDMRVVQLDLAGLIAGTKFRGEFEERLKRLIEEVKSIENLILFVDEVHMMLGAGAAAGAMDAANMLKPVLSRGELRMIGATTWDEYRRYIERDGTLVRRFQPIAVEEPAFEETVEILAGIRKVYETFHGVTITDEALVSSVRLAQRYLPGRFFPDKSIDLIDEAAAKIKVSRLTAPSEMRKLKHRLDLLQTEAKEAREEGNYDWITRVNTEIENLHKQLRDIETGWRRELAERRAEIGEREIAAVIAQWTGVPSSTVDSNEARRLLMMESEVSRRIVGQQEPARDVAQALRRALAGVKDPTRPIGSFLFIGSPGVGKTELAKAIAEFTLGDEQQMVRIDMSEYDEYHTVSRLIGSPPGYVGYDEAGQLTEAVRRRAYAVILLDDIDKAHPAVLDALLQILDHGQLTDGQGRVVSFRNAVLIFTSNFFDEDPNRVGIGFNADNVVVDYTRIKRAALKALERNLRPEFLNRVDTVCAFHPLTEENIHSIAERLIRECTAHLATEGITLDVDDAVIEHLAKRCGTLQGARPLRRLITTLLEDPLTDLRLSDESRSHWIVTLNAAGDDVEIQPAEVPIG; the protein is encoded by the coding sequence GTGGCGGATATCGTCAATCGCCTTACGGACATGGGCAAGCAAGCCTTGCAGCTTGCGCGCAACGAGGCGCTCTTCTTCCAGCACCAACAAATCAGGCCTGAGCACATACTCCTCGCGCTCGTGGCATTGCCCGAATGTCTCGCAGCGCGCCTGCTACGTGAGTTAGGGCTGGATCTGCACGTGATCGTGCGGGAAATCGTCGCCGCCATTGACTTCGGCCAATCACGCGAAGCCTTTGCCAGTCCGCGTCTATCCTCTTCCGGCTTGCGCGTACTGGAGCTTGCCGATGAAGAATCGCGAGCGCTATCCACCGAGTACATTGGCACCGAGCATTTGCTCCTGGGACTTCTCAGTGAAGAAGAAGGCCTGGCGTCACACGTGCTGATAAACCGCCTGGGTGTGCAAATTGATGTAATGCGGCGCATGGCCAATCGTTGGTCGCGCAAGAGCCCGGAAGTAGGTCGGCAGCGTGGCCGCGAACGTTCTCGTCGCCAGGAACGAACTTCAATCCTCGAGCAATACGGGCGGGACCTGACACAACTGGCCCGCCAAGAAGACCTGGACCCTGTCGTCGGACGCCAGAATGAGGTCGAACGCATGTGCGAGGTCCTCTTGCGCCGCCGTAAGAACAATCCGGTGCTCGTGGGCCCTGCCGGCGTCGGCAAGACCGCCGTAGTTGAGGGACTGGCGGAACGCATCGTTTCAAAGGAAGCTGCCACTGTGATGCACGACATGAGGGTCGTGCAACTTGATCTCGCCGGTCTCATTGCAGGGACGAAGTTCCGGGGCGAGTTCGAAGAGCGGCTCAAGCGACTCATCGAGGAAGTAAAGAGTATCGAAAATCTCATCCTATTCGTCGATGAAGTGCATATGATGCTCGGCGCGGGTGCCGCTGCCGGGGCAATGGATGCCGCAAACATGCTAAAACCGGTGCTCTCGCGCGGCGAATTGCGCATGATCGGTGCGACGACCTGGGACGAATACCGGCGCTACATCGAGCGTGACGGTACATTGGTGCGGCGCTTCCAGCCGATCGCGGTAGAAGAACCGGCGTTCGAGGAGACTGTCGAGATTCTGGCAGGGATTCGGAAAGTCTATGAGACGTTTCACGGCGTCACAATTACGGATGAAGCGTTAGTGAGTTCGGTGCGGCTGGCCCAGCGCTATCTGCCGGGCAGGTTCTTCCCCGATAAGTCCATCGACCTCATTGATGAAGCGGCTGCGAAGATCAAAGTCTCGCGCCTCACGGCGCCATCCGAGATGCGTAAGCTCAAACATCGGCTGGATTTACTCCAAACAGAAGCCAAGGAGGCCCGGGAAGAGGGCAACTACGACTGGATTACGCGCGTAAACACTGAGATTGAGAACTTGCATAAGCAACTGCGTGACATCGAAACAGGATGGCGCAGAGAACTCGCGGAGCGCAGGGCTGAGATCGGCGAGCGAGAGATCGCCGCAGTCATTGCACAATGGACTGGAGTTCCCAGCAGCACGGTCGACTCCAATGAGGCCCGGAGACTGCTCATGATGGAATCGGAAGTCTCCCGGCGCATAGTCGGCCAGCAGGAACCTGCCCGCGATGTCGCTCAGGCGTTGCGCCGTGCGCTCGCCGGGGTCAAGGATCCTACGCGTCCCATCGGATCCTTTCTTTTCATTGGCAGTCCGGGTGTAGGCAAGACGGAGCTTGCGAAAGCAATCGCGGAGTTTACGTTGGGCGATGAGCAGCAAATGGTCCGCATCGACATGTCCGAGTACGATGAGTATCACACGGTCTCACGTTTGATCGGTTCGCCACCCGGTTACGTAGGTTACGACGAAGCCGGACAGCTCACGGAAGCCGTGCGGCGACGGGCGTATGCAGTCATCCTGCTCGATGACATCGACAAAGCGCATCCTGCTGTGCTTGACGCCCTGCTGCAAATCCTCGATCACGGTCAGCTTACCGATGGTCAGGGCCGCGTTGTGAGCTTCCGCAACGCTGTGCTGATCTTCACTTCGAACTTCTTCGACGAAGATCCGAATCGGGTTGGCATAGGCTTCAACGCAGACAATGTGGTGGTTGACTACACACGCATCAAGAGGGCGGCGCTCAAGGCGCTTGAGCGCAACCTCCGCCCCGAGTTCTTGAACCGCGTGGATACCGTCTGTGCCTTTCATCCCCTCACAGAGGAGAACATTCACAGTATTGCCGAACGGCTCATTCGGGAGTGTACAGCGCATCTTGCCACGGAGGGCATTACGCTCGACGTAGACGATGCCGTAATCGAACACCTCGCGAAGCGCTGCGGCACCCTGCAAGGCGCGCGGCCCCTGCGCCGCCTAATCACCACCTTGCTTGAAGACCCCCTAACTGACCTGCGCCTAAGTGACGAGTCCCGGTCGCACTGGATTGTCACCCTCAACGCAGCCGGAGACGACGTCGAAATCCAGCCAGCAGAAGTTCCAATTGGCTGA
- the glpX gene encoding class II fructose-bisphosphatase — translation MAGKGATECESARKVSPLTSIETHLALEFVRVTEEGAIAAARTMGQGSPDGADDAAVKAMRAALQRITMDGTVVIGEGERDEAPMLYIGEQLGSDGGPAVDIAVDPLEGTNLVARGLNNAIAVIAASERGGLLHAPDIYMEKLIVGPPAAGKVNIDFPVLANLQIIADALQRRVEDLTVVILDRDRHSELIDEVRKAGARIRLITDGDVTPAVACAISGTGVHAVMGIGGAPEGVLAAAALRCLGGGMVGRFWYRNDEERERVRSMGISDPDRVFSIDDLAGGKQIIFVATAVTDGDMLRGVRFFGGGVRTHTLVMTGQRLVARFIDSTHIFDSQQVGRIRI, via the coding sequence GTGGCAGGAAAGGGTGCGACAGAGTGTGAGAGCGCGCGAAAAGTGTCTCCTCTTACGAGCATCGAAACGCATCTGGCGCTCGAGTTCGTTCGTGTAACGGAAGAAGGAGCGATAGCTGCCGCCCGCACGATGGGTCAAGGAAGCCCGGATGGCGCGGACGATGCGGCAGTGAAGGCCATGCGCGCCGCTCTACAGAGAATCACGATGGACGGGACTGTAGTCATCGGTGAAGGCGAACGAGATGAAGCGCCAATGCTCTATATCGGCGAGCAACTTGGCAGCGACGGCGGCCCGGCCGTAGACATCGCCGTAGACCCCTTGGAAGGCACCAACTTAGTCGCCAGGGGGTTAAACAACGCCATAGCCGTTATTGCCGCCAGCGAGCGCGGGGGTCTGTTGCACGCGCCGGACATCTATATGGAGAAGCTCATCGTCGGACCTCCGGCGGCAGGGAAAGTGAACATCGACTTTCCGGTCTTGGCGAACCTTCAGATAATTGCCGACGCATTGCAACGCCGTGTGGAAGATCTCACCGTCGTAATCCTCGACCGTGACCGGCATAGTGAATTGATAGATGAGGTGCGCAAAGCCGGAGCGCGGATTCGTCTCATTACCGACGGTGACGTGACACCGGCGGTGGCATGCGCCATTTCAGGCACGGGTGTGCATGCGGTCATGGGTATCGGCGGGGCACCGGAAGGCGTTCTTGCCGCCGCCGCGCTGCGTTGCCTCGGGGGCGGCATGGTGGGCCGCTTCTGGTACCGCAACGATGAGGAACGAGAGCGGGTGCGGTCCATGGGCATTTCCGATCCCGACCGCGTTTTCAGCATCGATGATCTGGCGGGCGGCAAGCAGATTATCTTTGTTGCTACTGCCGTCACGGACGGCGACATGCTGCGGGGCGTGCGGTTTTTCGGCGGAGGTGTCCGCACCCACACACTTGTCATGACCGGCCAGCGCCTCGTCGCGCGCTTTATCGATAGCACGCATATTTTTGACAGCCAGCAAGTCGGTCGCATACGAATCTAA
- a CDS encoding leucyl aminopeptidase, which produces MNVLAAQGNILEQDADLIVVNLFEGVTVPGGATGAVDRALDGQISDLIAAGDFEGKLNESLYLYTQGAISARRVLIIGLGKQDDFTLDRARQVAAKAARTSRDLSAKHVASIVHGAGIGGLSPVDAARAAAEGTVLGLYRYERYKSDKDDKALDSVTFVEADSEKFAAVSTGVNEGIAIGDAQNFTRDLSTTPGSDLPPAALAEAASAMAQEFGLKCTILGPEEIAAENMNVILGVSRGSDQPCRFIILDYIPDEATDQNIVLVGKGITFDTGGLNLKPGDSMRHMESDMAGGAGVMGAMRLVGHFKPSVRVIGLVPASENMPGANAFKPGDVLRAANGKTIEIDNTDAEGRLVLADALSYAQRYNPSAIIDMATLTGAVIIALGQHAAGLMTNHAGLAERVKAAGDVTGERVWELPLWPEYEEQVKSPIADVKNTGGRAAGSITGAALLKLFVDDKPWVHLDIAGVDFTDLDRPYIPKGSSGYGARLLYQVVRDWEGGLESA; this is translated from the coding sequence ATGAACGTCTTGGCAGCCCAAGGAAACATCCTGGAACAGGATGCAGACCTCATTGTCGTCAACCTCTTTGAAGGTGTGACCGTACCTGGTGGGGCCACAGGTGCAGTAGACCGCGCTCTTGACGGTCAGATTAGCGATCTAATCGCTGCCGGTGACTTTGAAGGCAAACTGAACGAATCCCTCTACTTGTATACGCAAGGAGCTATCTCGGCCCGGCGTGTCCTCATCATCGGCCTTGGCAAGCAAGATGACTTCACACTGGACCGCGCCCGCCAGGTAGCAGCAAAGGCGGCGCGCACCTCCCGCGACCTTAGCGCGAAACATGTGGCAAGCATTGTGCATGGGGCCGGAATCGGTGGACTCTCCCCTGTTGACGCGGCACGCGCCGCGGCCGAAGGCACTGTGCTCGGCCTCTATCGCTATGAGCGCTACAAGTCCGACAAGGACGATAAAGCACTGGATTCCGTCACCTTCGTCGAAGCCGATTCCGAGAAGTTTGCCGCCGTCTCTACGGGCGTCAATGAAGGCATCGCCATTGGCGACGCCCAGAACTTCACCCGCGACCTTTCCACCACGCCCGGGAGCGACCTCCCGCCAGCGGCGCTTGCTGAAGCGGCCAGTGCAATGGCGCAAGAGTTCGGCCTGAAGTGCACCATTCTCGGGCCGGAAGAGATCGCTGCGGAGAACATGAACGTCATATTGGGTGTTTCGCGAGGTAGCGACCAGCCATGTCGCTTCATCATCCTCGATTACATACCGGACGAGGCTACCGATCAGAACATTGTGCTGGTCGGCAAAGGCATCACGTTCGATACGGGCGGCCTCAACCTCAAACCCGGCGATTCCATGCGGCACATGGAATCTGATATGGCCGGGGGAGCCGGCGTGATGGGTGCAATGCGCCTGGTAGGCCACTTCAAGCCCAGCGTGCGCGTCATCGGCCTGGTGCCTGCATCGGAAAACATGCCCGGCGCCAATGCGTTCAAGCCCGGCGATGTCCTGCGGGCCGCCAACGGCAAGACCATCGAGATCGACAACACCGACGCCGAAGGGAGGCTGGTCTTGGCCGATGCGCTGAGCTATGCGCAACGGTACAATCCATCTGCCATCATAGATATGGCCACGCTGACCGGCGCCGTCATCATTGCCTTGGGCCAGCACGCCGCGGGACTGATGACCAACCACGCCGGGCTGGCGGAAAGAGTCAAGGCGGCGGGAGACGTGACCGGCGAGCGTGTCTGGGAACTACCGCTGTGGCCGGAGTACGAGGAACAGGTTAAGAGCCCCATCGCCGATGTTAAGAACACCGGCGGGCGGGCAGCGGGAAGCATCACCGGCGCGGCGCTCCTCAAGCTGTTCGTCGATGACAAGCCCTGGGTTCACCTGGACATTGCCGGAGTGGATTTCACGGACTTGGATCGACCGTACATACCAAAAGGCAGCAGCGGCTATGGCGCCCGTCTCCTCTACCAGGTCGTACGCGACTGGGAAGGCGGGCTAGAATCTGCTTAG
- a CDS encoding extracellular solute-binding protein, with amino-acid sequence MEEKRHVFSRRGILVGAGGLGGVVFLAACGAVPVAETGEMAEDKEPEPEAKEEMAMEEKIMRIDETFVESDGRYQAFRNTLAQAEEALGIKTEVVPGEYSTIWERRQTNHAAGQADVDLSINQINWYGYGGLRGIFPDHIPYFQRDKISLEDYFQADLRSWTWQNKLYAVPMQSGGEVVLFNKEYFDEAGLNYPGGDWTYDDLLAMAERLHKPDDGRWAMQVGQNSLWYMGGTFLLNFGGAIMNENDTKALYGEDPLSLRGAQFNVDLHLKHRYTPSSEDIQKVTAGRSGIGILEVRALAMEFNGMFRYNAAKSHLEDALDIAMPPRDQNQTATLVGNGYSLMTLSPDQETAWSFLKYIHSDEGAEETDYFGYIAWPPVIRHGLFPKWAARYEGTQVEQVVNGWAAGGRPFPRVLEFSEAFGPSNEPWYQALRGEITVAEGLRQSADVLNEVLDRRPEEYREG; translated from the coding sequence ATGGAAGAGAAGCGACACGTCTTTTCCCGCCGCGGAATCTTGGTGGGCGCAGGCGGTCTCGGTGGTGTGGTCTTCTTGGCAGCTTGCGGCGCAGTTCCGGTCGCGGAGACTGGCGAGATGGCCGAAGACAAAGAGCCAGAGCCCGAGGCCAAAGAAGAGATGGCGATGGAAGAGAAGATCATGCGGATTGACGAGACCTTCGTCGAATCCGATGGTCGCTATCAGGCGTTCCGGAATACCTTGGCGCAAGCCGAGGAAGCGCTGGGAATCAAGACCGAGGTCGTCCCCGGCGAGTACAGCACGATTTGGGAACGACGGCAGACGAACCACGCGGCCGGACAGGCCGACGTGGACCTCTCTATCAACCAGATCAACTGGTACGGCTATGGTGGCTTGCGGGGCATTTTCCCGGACCACATCCCTTACTTCCAGCGCGATAAGATTTCGTTGGAAGATTACTTTCAAGCCGACCTGCGATCTTGGACCTGGCAGAATAAGCTCTACGCCGTACCCATGCAGTCCGGCGGCGAAGTGGTGCTCTTCAACAAGGAGTACTTCGACGAAGCCGGCCTGAACTACCCCGGTGGCGATTGGACCTACGACGACCTGCTCGCCATGGCCGAGCGGCTCCATAAGCCGGACGACGGCCGCTGGGCGATGCAAGTGGGCCAGAATAGCCTCTGGTACATGGGCGGCACCTTCCTGCTCAACTTTGGCGGGGCCATCATGAACGAGAACGACACCAAGGCGCTCTACGGCGAAGACCCATTGTCGCTGCGCGGCGCTCAGTTTAATGTGGACCTCCACCTCAAGCACCGGTACACACCTTCCAGCGAAGACATCCAGAAGGTTACTGCCGGTAGGTCCGGCATCGGCATTCTCGAAGTAAGAGCCCTTGCCATGGAGTTCAACGGCATGTTCCGTTACAACGCCGCCAAGTCGCACTTGGAGGACGCGTTGGATATTGCCATGCCGCCGCGGGACCAGAACCAGACTGCTACCCTGGTTGGGAATGGCTATTCTCTCATGACTCTCTCGCCGGACCAGGAAACCGCTTGGAGCTTCCTCAAGTACATCCACAGCGATGAGGGCGCCGAGGAAACCGACTACTTCGGCTACATTGCCTGGCCGCCGGTCATCCGGCACGGCCTGTTCCCGAAGTGGGCAGCACGCTACGAAGGCACGCAGGTAGAGCAGGTTGTGAACGGTTGGGCCGCCGGCGGCCGCCCGTTCCCGCGTGTGCTGGAATTCAGCGAAGCCTTTGGCCCGTCCAACGAGCCATGGTATCAGGCGCTACGCGGTGAAATCACCGTGGCTGAGGGCCTGCGCCAGTCCGCTGATGTCCTCAACGAGGTCCTCGATCGCCGACCCGAAGAGTATCGGGAAGGATAA